From Micromonospora sp. NBC_01699, a single genomic window includes:
- a CDS encoding low temperature requirement protein A: MTGAEEAGVLRSAESSQRATFLELFFDLVFVFALTRISQRLITDFNTERRILLPEAGQTLLLFLALWLIWTFTALTTSRLDPDQPAIQFVVVGSMFGAMVMAVSVPKGFGERAIIFATAYITVQIGRTLLLFLAHRRDRDVAVRLLVWLGLSAVPWLLGGVVDDAGLRGVLWTIAILLDYGGAISGWPIPVLGRAPTTEVPIAGEHLAERYQQFLLITLGESILVIGLTFSGSSFATDRTVAFLLAFLTTVLLWRVYFHQAGHLLPMAITSARQPARFGRSMSFSHLFMIAGIVLTAVGYELSIAHPLGHTAPVWLYTILGGPALFLAGRAQFEYQVFARVSRSRIGGLVVLALLVPALLQVPPLVASTAAATVLAGVAVADALRSRARTTPEPPTPPL; the protein is encoded by the coding sequence ATGACCGGTGCCGAGGAGGCCGGAGTCCTCCGCAGCGCGGAGAGTTCACAGCGGGCCACCTTCCTCGAACTCTTCTTCGACCTGGTCTTCGTCTTCGCGCTGACCCGGATCTCGCAACGGCTGATCACCGACTTCAACACCGAACGACGGATCCTGCTGCCGGAGGCCGGACAGACCCTGCTGCTCTTCCTGGCCCTCTGGCTGATCTGGACGTTCACCGCGCTCACCACCAGTCGGCTCGATCCGGACCAGCCGGCGATCCAGTTCGTCGTGGTGGGCAGCATGTTCGGCGCCATGGTGATGGCGGTTTCGGTGCCGAAGGGCTTCGGCGAACGGGCGATCATCTTCGCCACCGCGTACATCACCGTCCAGATCGGCCGTACGCTGCTGCTCTTTCTCGCCCATCGACGCGACCGGGACGTCGCGGTCCGGCTGCTCGTCTGGCTCGGGCTCAGCGCGGTGCCCTGGCTGCTCGGCGGGGTGGTCGACGACGCGGGTCTGCGCGGTGTGCTCTGGACCATCGCCATCCTGCTCGACTACGGCGGGGCGATCTCCGGCTGGCCCATCCCGGTACTGGGCCGCGCGCCCACCACCGAGGTCCCGATCGCCGGCGAACACCTGGCCGAGCGCTACCAGCAGTTCCTGCTGATCACCCTGGGCGAGTCGATCCTGGTCATCGGCCTGACCTTCAGCGGCTCCAGCTTCGCGACCGACAGAACCGTCGCGTTCCTGCTGGCCTTCCTGACCACGGTGTTGCTCTGGCGGGTCTATTTCCACCAGGCCGGACACCTGTTGCCGATGGCGATCACCAGCGCCCGCCAACCGGCCCGGTTCGGCCGGTCGATGTCCTTCTCCCACCTGTTCATGATCGCCGGCATCGTCCTCACCGCGGTCGGCTACGAACTGTCGATCGCCCATCCGCTCGGGCACACCGCACCGGTCTGGCTCTACACCATTCTCGGCGGCCCGGCGCTCTTCCTCGCCGGCCGAGCCCAGTTCGAGTACCAGGTGTTCGCCCGGGTGTCCCGGTCCCGGATCGGCGGGCTGGTGGTCCTGGCCCTGCTCGTACCGGCCCTGCTACAGGTACCACCGCTGGTCGCCAGCACCGCCGCGGCAACAGTTCTGGCCGGAGTAGCCGTAGCCGACGCCCTCCGCTCCCGAGCCCGCACCACCCCCGAGCCCCCCACCCCACCCCTCTAA